In Balaenoptera musculus isolate JJ_BM4_2016_0621 chromosome 16, mBalMus1.pri.v3, whole genome shotgun sequence, the DNA window tatcacactaagtgaagtaagtcagaaagagaaagacaaataccatatgataccacttatatgtggaatctaaagtatgacacaaatgaacctatctatgaaacagaaacagaaccatgGACCttgagaatagactggtggttgccaaggggaagcagttgtgggagggatggagtgggaggttggggtgagcagatgtaagcttttatatctagaatggataaacaacaaggtcctactgtctagcacagagaactatattcaatattctatgataaaccataatagaaaagaatataaaaaatgaatatatatatgtataactgaatcactttcctatacagcagtaattaacacattgtaaatcaactataattcaattaaaaaaaaaaagatgagcatGGGCTTTAAATTTAACCTCCAGTAGAATAAAATCTTTCACCTGACTTTTggctttctctcttctatttGAAGTTCTGTAGTAAAGCATGCCATGGTCTCAGAAGCCAGGACCCTGCAGTAACCCCCCTCTCACATCATGTCCAAGCTGATTAGAGGGTCCCAAATGTTCTCAGGAGCACTGGGCTGAAGACAGCAGAATGAATGGTCTTTGCTAATAATACCCACACCAGGTTCAAGCCTCCTCATGTCCCCATGCATGTAGGAACCCACTAGTTAAAGAGTCAATTGGCTGCCTCTAGCtttctttgttgaatgaaaggaggaaaatgaagatgtGTATGGTATGGAAATACACAAGGGCATGCACTAAAAACTGCCACTTGGGATTAAATCAGAGTACTACTAGACAAAGGCAACTTCTCAGGGATTCTCCTCCACCTCTCTCACTGAAAAATCCCCTTCTCTTTAGCAAGTTTTGTTCACGCCCCAAAACATGTGAGCTAGTTCCACAAGCCTCCTGGGGTCACATGACCAGAGCAGACAAGCCCCATGAGCTGCTATTACAATACATGGGGGACAAGGGTGCCTGAACTCCACTGTCTGCCCCTCTACTTGgagatgtatttttatttaccttcCTCCCTGAGAAGGAATGATCCTTTGCAAAATGCCCACTAAAGTGAGCAACaaagaaaagtgggcaaaagCCTGGATAACCCTCCCACCAGCCAAGCAGCCAGCCCCTCTTCCGGCAGCGGCCGCAGCAGCACAGCTGGCGCTGACTGAGCCCGTCATCTCCTCAGCTCCCCACGACACTGCATCATCACGCTGGCCACCCTCTTCCCCATTCACTCCACGCTAATTCCAAATCAACTCACTAACAGGGGAAAGCTACCCCCCTTCAACACAGCATGGGagacccccacccctcctcctctgtTAGCTCCAGGGTGGTCCCCACCTCTGAGCTCAGACTGCTGTTTTACCTTAAAACAGACATGCTGCCCATTTATAAGATACCTGAGATTGAGATGAGTCACCTCACCTCCCAGACAGATGCCCCAAATGATCAACAGCATTGAAGTCAGTGAAAAAAAACCAAGGGGGAGATTTCAACTTCCTGCCAACGGGAggggagaatttatttttaaaattaaaaaaatttttttttcaagtatcaAGTTTCAGAAAACCTTTCAAGGGTGTCCTCTTCAATTCCCTCGCCAAAGAGAGGGAGTGTGTACCAGCCGAGTCGGTGGGGAAGATAAGCTGCTGCCACTGGGTGGATTACTGACTGCTTCCCGGTTTAATCAGCTGTCCACAGGACATCTCGGATCCGGTGCGCTTCAGAGCAGGAGCCGGTTGATTCACAGCTCTCAGGGTTGCCACTTCTCGGGGCaagctctgtgcttcctgcacagCTCTTGAGAAAGAACTCCTGGTCTGATCTAGTTCCTTCCTCTCTCGGATTCCCATGTCAGCCTGCTCCCCCAAGGAACAGCCTTGCGGGAGGCTTCAAGGaacctgaaaaaatataaattactactCATGTCAGGTAATCACAAGTGTGTGCGGGCCTCAGAACCTGAGGGTTGCCTTTTGAAACAACAGCTTCAAAATATACGACTACCCAGAAAAAACCAGGACAAAGCAACACCTAATTCTGTTGACCAAAGCTTCAGAGCTCAGCTGATGTTCATAATAAACCAACCTAGGAAGGTGAAGGGGCTAGTGGCCCCCTCTGGACACCCTCTGCCCCTCCAGTCCAGCCTCCATCTTCCGCCTGCTCCTTGGCTGTGACTCAGTCCACAGGGGCGCGGAGGAGATGGACGGGAGGAGGGAACATGCCTCGTGTGGGTCACAGCAGGCTAGACGTGTCCCTCCCTTCAGGCCTGGGGTAGAACAGCcttattattgggttggccaacgTCTTACGGAGAAACCCAAAAgcactttttggccagcccaatacttCTGGGATATAATGCATAACCCCTTAGGGTTCCTACACCCACTCTTCAAATATCCTTAAATTACTCAATTTGAGTACGCTGTTTCCTGCCAAGACCCTAAAACAGCCACCAATAAGGCTTTCATTAAATACCCAGGTATTTATTAGGCCCTTGAACCAATGGCCTTGACATATTGTAAACATGGACATTAAACCCTGCCCTGACCCAGGCCATAGACCACTGTAAGCATCCCTGTTTGGAATCCAGACCTGACATGCTTGGTCCTGGGTACAGCATGGAGGCCCTCTGGAGCCCATGTCCAGGGAAGGAAGGGCTCCTGGAAGGCCTGTCTTCCCAGGGTCCCCAGTCTGGCTGGTGGAAAGTGGCGGTCTGCACAGGCTTGGGTCTTAGGCCTGAGGACTGGCCATCCCAGGGGGACCTCCTCTGGGTAGGGAGGGCTAAGGAGTCTCGCATCTTGCCATCAGCTGGAAGGAACAAGGCTGGGAGAAGGCAAAGGGCCTGTAGACGGTCTTGGCACTCACCCTGTAACAACTCAAGAGCCGAACACTGGCAACACTTTCCCCAAGAGGGAATAACAACAGGCAGAATGTACCCATCGGCAAGGAGCTTTCTGTGTAACTTTTAACTGTGTCTTATTCAGGTGTCTTTGGTCCTCAAAACATCTCAGGACATCTGTCAAAGTATCTGGAATGTCTGCCTGGTCCCGGGGACAGCACTGGTCCCAGCTCCCTGGCAGCAACGAGGCCCGGGTGTGCTCTGTGCTCTGCGCTCTGCAGAGCCCAACTCCAGCCCTTCCTGCTCGCCGCCTGGGCCCTCCTGGCACTTCCTGCCCATCTCGCTGAGGCTCCCAGGCATCGCACAGCACCGAGGTCTAGCCGTCGCCCCTCCTAGATGAGGTGCACGAGCAGGGCAGAGCACGCTGAGCCGAGCACCAGGCCCAAGCACATGTAAAAGGACATCACCACCCCAGTGGCCTCGGCCAGCTCCCTGGGCACGATCTTGGGCCCATAGATGAGAGCCAGGGTGCTGAGGTAGCCGTTGCTGAGCCCCAGCAGAGAGGTGAAGAGCACCGGGTACACGTCAGACTGGAAGACCACTGCCTGCAGGTGGACGCGAGGCTGGTAGTTGCAGAACACAAAGAGGGGGACGAGACAGGTCCGGAGGAGCACGAGCCCGGGGAGCGCCTTGCTTCTGGGCCCTGGAACCTGGATCCAGGCTGTGATCTGCCGGCCGCACAGGTCGGCAAAGTTGTACAGGAGGAAGGTGGTGAGGGGCACAAAGAACTTGGTGCTCCACGGCGAGCCCGAGCCCTTGCTGAGGGACTCGATGTTGCTGGAGATGGCGGGGAAGACGAGGCTGGTGATGAAGAGGAGGTAGATGACGCAGAAGCCCAGGCCGGCAGTCTTCTTCAAGATGGGGCGGAGGGGTGGTGTCTGGGAGTCGCTGGATCCAGGGGCCACCAAAGGGGGATTGGGGGAGTCCTGGGGCAGCTGCTCTTCACCAGAAAACACAGCCGGCCAGACAGGCCTCATATAGTACCTGCAGGAGAGAGGCTGGCGGTAAGAGGGGCTGGAAAGCAGGGTCACTTGGGATTTTCAGATTTTCAGGGGGTCTTTAGGTCCAGCATGTAAAGCCTAAGCCCCAGGATGCCCTCAGATGACACGTGTGCTGCGGGGCGGCCAGAGGGAGGCCTGCACAGTCCCCAGCCTTCCTGTCCCAGAGCTGCCTGTAAGGCTGGACTCCAGTCCATTGTTCTGTGGTGCTGGCCGTGCCATGAGCAGGCAGAGAGGAAACCAGCACTGACCACTGCACGGTGAGCCTGGGATCCAGTCTTCACTCActgatttttgtttggttttgggggtggggagaggtggagcTAAAGTAgcatttattcttcaaatataaaagtaatttaaaatcttgaattataaaagtaacacatgggcttccctggtggcgcagtggttgagaatctgcctgctaatgcaggggacacgagttcgagccctggtctgggaagatcccacatgccgcggagcagctgggtccgtgagccacaattactgagcctgcgtgtctggagcctgtgctccgcaacaagagaggccgcgatagtgagaggcccgcgcacagcgatgaagagtggctcccacttgccacaactagagaaagccctcgcacagaaacgaagacccaacatagccataaattaaaaataaataaataaataaataaataaaattaaaaaaaaaaaaaaagtaacacatgCTTGATGCAATAAACCCAAATAATACCTAAGAGGAATGATACAGTAGAACAAGAActctcacctcccacctctggtCTCACTCCTTAGAGGTATAGATCATTAAAAGTCTGGTGTATATTGTTCCCTGCATGtgcaaacaccacacacacacggctATGTTTCTTAAGCAAAAGTGGGATCAAACTATACCTATTGTAAAACTTTTTGCAACCGTATAACTAacataatataaatacattatataaCTGCCTAAATACATGCATAACtattatacataaatgtatacacacaatTGCCTAAAGAAGAGTTATCTTGTGGCCATCCTTTCACACAGGGACAGATGGCTCTGTCTCTGTTGCTGCAGagtatttcactgtatggatAGACAATTTAACTGCTCCCCTAacgctggacatttaggttagcTCTAGTTTTTCTCTACTACAAATAATGGTGCAATGAATGTCCCTATACATAAATCCTTGCACATATATACTAGTATTTCAGTAGAGCAGATTTCTAGAAGAAGAACTGCTGGATCACAAGGTTTgtacctttaaaattttgatagatattgataTACTGCTCTCCAGATAGGTAGAACCAATTTATCTCTGCTTTGTACCACCTACCTACCCTAACTAAAGTAACCTAACCCTTCAATCTCCATGAGAGCACCTGTTTCTCTAAAAAAAACTGACCACAATTTATAATCATTGTGTTGGTTTACTGGTTTATCATCTGTCTCCTTCAATAGAAGACAGCTCTCTGGGGCAAAGACACATTTGGCTGTTCGCAGCTAAATCTCTGGGCACAGAATAACCCTTCAAAACATAATTGTTCAAAGAACTGATAAGCCTATAAAAGTATCTTTTCCCCCATATACTCAACACTGAATATGATCAATTTTTTCAATTTCTGCTACTCTGACCAGAGTAGAAAAGGCTTGGGTCTCTTTgcattgctgtgtgacctttcctgagtcactcaacctctctgggccttgggtgCCTAAAAACCAGGAGACATGGGCTGACTGTATTAATATATCTCAAACAGAAGAACTGGTGTGGGGCCGGGGAGAACAGTAGGTTGGTGATAGCTGGGTTCTGGTTTCAGCACTACTTCTGCCTCCCCACTGTGACCTTAGGCCAGGTACTTCCCtctcggggcctcagtttcctcctctgtaaaatggaggggTTCTGTAGTTGTAGCTTCTGAGATCCCTGCCAGCCTTCCCATCCTAAGAGCCTACATACTGTCCATAAGCGAGTCAGTGGGAGGACTCCTCCCCAGAATCACTTTTCCATGTAATGCTGAGCTGAGCACTTCAGCCTTGAACCTTGCCTTGTTTCCCAATCACTATTTAGAGAAAGGACTATTCTTACTTCTGCTTCTACTCAGCAATAAGTCCTTGCCTTAGTCTGCTCTGAGGAAGCTGCCCACCAAGTTCTTCTGGTCAAAGCTCTTCTTCGTAAGTTCTTCCAAATCTAACTGCCCCATCTCACCCTACCGCAGTCAGCAGCTTCCACCACTGCGTGAGGCTCAGTTCCTCCTGAGTGGGATGGGGCAGCCTAGCCCAGCCCTCCTGGGTGCAGCACCTGTGGGCTCCCTTTTAAGTAAGATTTAGTTTGAGCAGCCCTGGGAGCACAGCTCTAAAGCTCCATCCTAAGACGGGTTTCTGTAAACCCAGAAGTCTTGACCAAAGTGTTAatatgcaaagaaatagaaacttccATGGGCTGGCATAGCCCTGGGTTGTTCTTTTGTCTCACGTGCTCAGCTGGAAAGGATTTTGGCTTGCTTAAGTGAGACTGAAAACTAGGGTGACCACCTGCCCTGGTTTTCCCTAGACtatcctggttttagcactgaaagctCCCGGTCCTGGGAACCCCTGGGACTTCAGTCCCAGGGAAACAAGGAAGGTTGGCCACCCCGGTGTAAACAGCCCACGCGAGGCTCCCTGAAACAGGACACAGGGAAACAGCAGGAGTGGTGGGAACCTCCTGCCTTCTGTTCACTGACTCAAAATAATTTAATCAGCAGCAACAAGGTGTCAGGCAGTATATGAGGGGCTGGAAGGACAGCGAGCCAGTCAGACCCCAGGAATCACAGGGACATCATCGTGGAGCACAACTGGGTAATTTCTGACAACAGCCCCgaaggggcaggagggggtgggcagactCAGGTCTGTAGCCACCTGGGGTACCTGGTGTCATCACTCAGTCCCCTTTTATCCTCCTGAGGCCACGGAGGCCAGCTGAAGTTACAACAATCCTCTAACTGGGGAGAGCAATCTGCCCCGGCAGATTCAGGGTTCTGGTGAAGGCAGGGGGCTCTGGGGAGTAACGAGGCGGCTCTCACAGGGACAGGAGGAGTCAGTGGTGAGGAAGGGCCTCGCAGTCACAAGCCAGGGATGCAGCAGGATGCAGTGGAAGTGGTGCAGCCGGGAAACGGCTCCAGGTTCCAAGCCCCGCCTATGACTCACCAGGTAAGAAACCTGGGCATGTCTGTTAACTctccaaagcctcagtttcctcatcggtcAAATGGGAAAATACAGTAAAAACTGCACAAGGTTGTCATATATcctaagtgaaaaaaatggaCTGCTTAGCTCAGTGCCCCCCACACCAAATAGGTTCCCGTGGATCCGGCAGAGCCAGGACCCGCGCTCTCCCCCAGCTCTGCGGCTCGCACGCTGTGGGACCACAGGCCAAGCACCTGGCCTTCCCTGTCTCCGTCTAGTCACCTGTATAATGGGGAATATAATTCCTGCCATTCCTATATCAAATACGACAATGGCTATGAAAAtgcattgaaaagaataaaaagcaagaaaaagtcaTGGGTTGTTCTTTAAAGAGCAGcaggaagcaaaaaagaaaaaggaggaaggagagagaaagcgaGAGAGAAAGCGAGAGAGACTAAGGCAAGGAAAGAGGTCCTGCAGGGTCGAGAGAGGCCCCAAGAGACAAGGGTTAGAAACAGAGGTTTGGAGTTGGGCTCGAATGCTGGTTTTGCTGCCCACGGGCTGTGGGACTCAGGCAAGTaattcagcctctctgagcctggttTTCTCATGTGTGAATGGGAATAATTCCGATAAGTCACAGTGCTGCACCCCATGAGAAGTACGTGTGCGAGCTTTAAAGGAGAAGCCCCATGAGGCCGGGCTGAGCACACAGCAGGAGCAGGGGAGGTGCTCACCCCAAGGAGCTACTTTTCATCATTATCCTTCCTCAGGTCCCACTTCCGCCGCCTGCCCTCTCTGATGGAAAACATGCAGACTCCAGCTGCTTAGGGGCTTAGCTGCTTGGGGCTGCTACGCAAAGCCAACTTCTCACGTCCAACGGCACAGCCAATTTACTGAGCAACGACTATGAGCCAGGCACAGCTCGTGGCATGGGATACAGCAAAGAACAAAACCCACACCATTTCTGCCCTCAGGGGAGGTCACACTCCAGCGGGGAGACAGGCAGTAAACCAGGAAATGAACATGGGCTCTAGCTAGAGGACAGAAGAACTCAAGTAGACAGGATAAAGGTATAAGCATACATAAAAGAAGGATGCCGCAGAGAGCTAGCGCGGGCCTCACCTGGCATAGtccagctgcagcagcagcaggtaGAGCCCGATGCAGAGCGCCAGGAAGACGTCCGCCGTCAGGAAGAAGGCCAGGGTGCTGTCCGTCACGTCACTGGCCCCCGCCAGGTCTACCAGCAAGGCCACGGCACTGAGGGTGCCCCCCATGGCTCCTCCTGCGGAGAGCGTGGGACACCCCGCAGATGGTCAGGGCGGGCCCATCCTCCCTGCCTCTCAGGCCCGCCCGCGCTCTGCTCCAGCTTCACGCTGTCCCTGCTGAGAAGAATGCTGCTGTTCTCACAGTATGGCGAGGCCTTGGCAGACCCGGAGGGTCCTGCAGCCGTGAGCTTTCTGACTCTAGGAGGGTACCCCTAGCCCAGCTCTTCTCCAAGGGGCATGGAAGAGGCTGCTGCCTGAGGAGGCAAATGGCCTCCAAGGTTTCACCCGCATCCTGGTTTCACCTTCGACACTCGACCCTCCATCTCTCTTTATTGCCCTTCTGATGGGGTCAGAAACTTTAGATTCAGGGGTGGGACATCTCAGAgagctcccctccctgccccgggGCCCAACCGCCCACCAACCACACTGGGAAAGAGGCTCCAGCCTGCGGGCAACATGACTTCTTGGGACCagagtttgctcatctgtaaaatggggacaatgacaCCTGCCTTGCAGAGCAAGGACTGAAGGAGATGATGTTTAGAAagagcccagcacacagcaggctTTCTACAAATGTCAGTCCCCTTCTTCACCACAATCACACAGTCACTTCTGGGAAGCAGGGCATGTGTCTTGCTTCTCTGTTGAACCCTCACAACCGTGGGTGGTCAACTGGTGCTGGCCACGAGTCACAGCTTATACATGGTCACGTGTGAGCAGATCATTACTCCTCTCAGCCTGTTTATTTGCCTGGAAGATGGCACTCATACTTGTCCTGTCCCTCCCACGAGACCACAGTGGGATAGAAATGGAAACAGTGAATGGAAAAAACAATGAATACATGGACGCATCCAATAGGATCAACACAGTAAGTGCCTGTGAATACAGGATTGCCTGGCTGCACGGATGGATTTGCCTGCATTAGAGGATCAGGGAACTGAGTCTCAAGGAGGCAAGAGGGCCACTGACTGCAAACAGCCAACTGGTCCGTGTGGGCTCGAGCCGCTTTGTCATTACTTGGCAGGTCTGACCAGGCACCACTTCACTGCCCATTGTTGCAcagagcagaggtgggagagggacaGTCGGGCCCTCGTCCACCACGATGCCCATCCTCACTGCCTCACCCACTCTCTGCCTGACACCTCTATGGCTCTGCCGGAAACAGTCCACGGCCCTTTTTCTCTCCAACCTTCTCAATATGAGTTCTATTAGCCTGGGTGGGGCCAGAGGTTGGGATttgagaggagggaaagaaatgaaagttagCATAGTGATGTTTTAATTCTAGCACAGACTCTAGAATCAAAACATCTGAGTccaatcctggctctaccacttctACGTGTGTGgccttcagcaagtcacttaacttctctgtgcctccgtttccttatctgtaaaatggggatgttaaAACCCACCTCTTAGGGCTGTTACGAAGATTAAGAGGATCATTACATGTAAAGCAGGACAGTGTCTGGTACTGAGAAGTGCCATATAAATCTTCTCAGATTCCCAATTAGGTGTTTGGTTATTTCTGTCCTTCCTACatcaaaacagcaacaacaggGTAAACTCTTTGCCAAGAGGGTGCCAACTTCTGAGAAGCTGTAATCCCCACCTGGGTGATTTGTAAGAACTGGAGTTAAACTCCGTAAGACATTCCCTAGCTGCCCTGAGGAAGAGATCTTAACATCACTGCCTAttgattttcctctctctcttcccaacgTGTAGAGATTTTATAATATTATCATCAACAACAAACCAGGCCTCCGGGAGCTCATCCTTCATGACTCCCTACTTTTATCTCATCAGTTATGGAAATACATGCAAACGAGGGACTTAAAAAAACACCAGTACAAAACAAATGAATTGTTCCTCAGATGCCAACACACACAGAATTCACAGATGGGCTCCTCTGGACGAAAAACAACGGGGGCTGGTGAGTGGCACTGAGGCCTCTGGAAGATTGCGACACCTCGAATCTTCCAGGGTGATGGGTGCCCACTGGGAGTTGCAAACAGTGGTGACAACGGTTAGGGCCCAGGGTAATTAATACTGAAGTATGAGTACTAGATTTCTCCACTTTTTCAAAAATGGACTTTCTTAAAAATGCACGGGAGAGTCGTCTCCTTCTCTGGAAGGTTCGCAGGTGGCCAGATGAACCTGAAGGGCGCCTTGCCAACATATCGGTGTGCTTGGTCACTGGCTCCTGGAGAGATAGCCAGCAAGGTTGTTATATTGAAAAATACATCCTCTAGCAGGATGGAGGGAGATGAGGGGACAAGAGACCAGGATGACAGAAGGGATTAAATCCAGTGTTCAGTGGCCACTTCCCTCAGCCTAGGCATGCCCCTTCTTGAAGGACTGCTAGGGGCATATTCATTGTACTCAGGAAACTTAGCGATGGGtccacttttattttactttacgcCCAAGGGTTTCTCTGAGGATACAGCCAGAAGCCTAATCTTATATCAAAAATGGCAAACAGATTTGAGCTCACATATGAACTCTGATCTGTTGACAGTAAGTGTCAACCAGTGCTATGTTGAGAAGGATTTAGACGCTTAGGAGGAAAGATACAGATCGATTAGTGATGTCTGGCACTGGTGTGGGAACGGGGAGGAGATATACACTTGTCCAGGTATTTGTCATCCCTGTCACATACTACTTGGCATTATCAATTAATGTGCACAGAGCAGATTCTTCGCAAAATGCTTCTCAAGTGGGCAAATGCTTACTGCACCCCTTCACACAACATGGACATGCAGAGACACTGAACAGAGCAGCTGAGCTCCCAGTCTTGCTTTAAGGGATGGTGGTCTCCTGGGAAAGCACAGATTCCTCCTGACCCAGCTCCTTTTTATCTTGTTGAGACATTTGGGTGAGAGAACAGAACTGCTAAACTCTAGGCAACAGGCTTAGGTTAGGATCAAAATTTTAGTTAAAGGGGTCGGCCCAAGTCATGTCAGCAGCCCCGTAAAATGCCAAAGTTCAGGGTAACAGAGGAGTTTATTACTAGGCTATCAGCTCCTGGGAGGCTGAGTCTTGTTCATCTTTGaatccctggcacatagtaggtcttctacaaaattacagaggaagaaaatacagatagaggggagaaaagatggagaaaagaagggggaaaaggtaagggaaaggaaaaataacgAGTAGGAAAGGGgacaggagaagggaaaggaggagaggagggagggaaagagaggaacgCTGGTTCAGGGAACGCACTTGGTAGgcagactgtattttccaaaaggaGCTGCAACTATGTCTCCCTTCCCATTACAGTATGATTTTCATACTCACCCACTGAGATATGTGGGTCTGTGTTTTCTTCCCTTGAATCCAGGTAGGCTTATGGCTATAGTGGAAGTGCCCCTAAATGTCTTTCAAGGCTAagtcataaaaggaaataatgctTCTGCCTGGGCCTCTTGGGATGCTTGTTCTTGCAACCCAGAGGCCATGCTACGGGGAAGTCCAAGCAGCCGTGGTGAGGTCCACATG includes these proteins:
- the SLC29A3 gene encoding equilibrative nucleoside transporter 3; amino-acid sequence: MAIVSEDDFPQSSNSTYRTASSSLRADQEALLEKLLDCPLPGLQRPKDRFSGTYIIFFSLGIGGLLPWNFFVTAQEYWIFKLSNCSSPATGEEPKGSDILNYFESYLAVASTVPSVLCLLVNFLLVNRVPIHVRVLASLTVMLAIFVVMTVLVKVDTSSWTRSFFAVTIVCMAILSGTSTIFNSSVFGMTGSFPMRNSQALISGGAMGGTLSAVALLVDLAGASDVTDSTLAFFLTADVFLALCIGLYLLLLQLDYARYYMRPVWPAVFSGEEQLPQDSPNPPLVAPGSSDSQTPPLRPILKKTAGLGFCVIYLLFITSLVFPAISSNIESLSKGSGSPWSTKFFVPLTTFLLYNFADLCGRQITAWIQVPGPRSKALPGLVLLRTCLVPLFVFCNYQPRVHLQAVVFQSDVYPVLFTSLLGLSNGYLSTLALIYGPKIVPRELAEATGVVMSFYMCLGLVLGSACSALLVHLI